Part of the Prunus dulcis chromosome 8, ALMONDv2, whole genome shotgun sequence genome is shown below.
ATTCCTTTTCATGATTCAATTGCAGGATTAGTTTGTGTTATAAATTTACAGtcaagtttaaaaaaaactgttcACTGTTTgaaaatctttttatttaaatttgaaattttggttttatctTCATGAGGTGATTGTACTTGATTCAGGTTGAACCGAGGAGCCTTCAGGATGCTGATTTCCTTAATGCCGTCGTTAAGGTATGAATACCTCTGTCAGTGCCAAAGTTATTGTTCGGGCTGTAGGTTCTATATTGTAATATAAGCTCCCAATTGAAATATCtgttgtctttttttaaacaatCTATTTGCCTTTCATTGTTATATTGTTGAACTGTGGGAGTATGGTGTTTGTCAATCCTATCACTTAAATATCAAAATCTGCTGAATCCATTGCGCACTCAGTTAGTAGCTAACAGTTATATGTTTAGGTTTACTGCACCCATACCGCCCCCGACTACTCCCTTCCTTggcaaaaacaaagacaatatACAAGTACAGGCAGGCAAGTTTTGAACCCTTATCCTCGTACTCATTTCACTAGCCCGTGTGGGTGTATGTTTTAAAGAACGTATAATCTGAATCTTTAATGCAGTGCTTTTATGATTGGTGACGGGAAACTCTTGACAAATGCCCACTGTGTTGAGCATTATACTCAGGTACTTTGTTGTCCTTATTAGTCAATAGTCAGTAGAAAGGTACAAAAGTGTCATTTACTTATCTAGTCAGTGAATAGGCTTAGCCTTCTAAGCGCATTTGTCATAAGTATATCATTTTAGAAGACATACACACTTGTTCTATATGTTGCCTTTTATGTGTTTTTCCTTGAGGGTTCATAAGCACAATCATATCTCTATCTATAATATGTACGGAAAACATGACCGATGAGGAAAGTGAAGGATACAATTactttttatgtatttatacaaAATGATGTTTTAGGCAAGAGGTCCAGTCcgattatttatttttattatcattgtatttttattttctctacGAATGCAGGTTAAAgtgaagagaagaggggatgATACCAAATATGTGGCTAAGGTATTTCACCCTCAGAAAATTAACATAGTGATGCTCAATATCTTGGAGATAAAGATGATGTTCCAACTTATTATCAGTAGTGGGGATTATGATATAGCTTTACTATTAGTGACTTGATATGCAGGTTTTGGCCAGAGGTGTTGATTGTGATATAGCTTTACTTTCAGTAGAAAGTGAGGAATTCTGGAAAGGGGCAGAACCACTCCAATTGGGAAGCTTGCCACATCTTCAGGTTTAAAGTACTCCTATCTAGTTAGTTTAGAAACTAACATGAACGAACGAACTTTCTGAGGCTTGGGTTTAGATGTTTTAGTTGGTTGCAAGAACTTATTTTCTGGTATACAAAAGAGAATATTAGCCAAAAGaaccacatatatatatatatatttatattgagATAGTTTCATTTGGAATACTAATTGTGGAGCATAGGGAGTGTGACTGCAAACATTGTgtcaaaagaaactaatttcaaatttcaaattttagaggGCATGTGCACCCGCTTTATCCAAACctattattaaatatattagtaTTACGATATAAACTGACTGCCCACGTGATCTAAATCTGAGATTTTAAATATGACTTGATATAATAAAACTCATCCCTTACCTTACCCCTCAAAACAATGTAGCTTTACTATTTCTGAAACTGcagaagttgaagttgttaTACCCAAGTTTGGAATTTTCTACACTTCTGCTATAACATCACAATGGTTCATCCCCTTTAACTGTTGTATCTGTGGTTTTCATATTGGACAGGAAGCAGTGACTGTTGTAGGATATCCCCTTGGAGGAGATACCATTTCAGTAACAAAGGGGGTTGTATCGCGTATAGAGGTTTGGCTTTCCTTACCTGAGTGGACTTGTATGATTTATTACTTGCTGATGGATATGGCTCTGATAATCGGTTGATGTCCTTAAAAGATAAATATGCCATCCAAATTAAGATGTGTTACATAAATATAGGGCATCAAGTTTCTCACAATTAATATCCTCAGGTTACGTCATATGCTCATGGGTCATCTGATTTGTTGGGCATTCAGATTGATGCAGCAATAAATCCTGGTCAGTCTATGATTCAAATTTACAATTATAACACTCCGTTCTTCGGGAAGTCACTTAGCTGCCTCAAGATTACAATCCTTCTTCTTTATATGGCatatttcatttgcatatttatcaTAGCCACTGCTTATACTTTGCTAGATTGTAGGTAATAGTGGTGGACCTGCATTCAATGATCAAGGGGAGTGCATTGGTGTGGCATTTCAGGTAAATTTGTTGGCTTGCTGTCAAAGTTTGTTTATCCATGTTTACTTGGTCTTAGATTTCTTGGCTGTATAGGCAATTCTGTGGCATGAAAACTTTTTCCTTATTATTTTAAGAGACACTTCTTTTAGGTCTACAGATCTGAAGAGGCCGAGAATATTGGATATGTCATTCCTACTACAGTTGTGTCTCATTTTTTGGATGACTATGAGAGGAACGGGAGGTATACAGGTGAGAATCTCTTCCCAACTTTCATCTTTGTGAAGGGAACTTAGTTGTATATGCATATTTATCTTGCACTATCCACACACCTCTTGTCTGGGAGTTAGAAGGTATAGACAATGGCAATGTGCCAAGTTTTATGTAACTAAAGCAATTGATTGTGGATACCATTTCAACTTGTCTGTGTAGTACCTGCTGCTTTCTTCAGCGGCAAAGTAGTATTAGtgctatattttttttcagttaATTTCACCTCAATGCTTTTTGACTTCCAGGTTTCCCTTGCCTGGGTGTATTGTTGCAAAAGTTGGAGAATCCAGCATTACGGGCGTGTTTAAAAGTAGAGTCTATTGAGGTAGTCTCTCTGTCTGGTTAAGTGTTTCCTGGATCAGCTGGTGTATCCGTGTCAGAAAAAACATTGCAAAGCTTTCATCTGGTTAAAATTGTTTCTTGCATAAGAAATGTAAGAGTAGCAGATATGAAGTGGCAGTGGAGCGTGCAGGAATTTACTTATGTAGAAACTAATATAATATCAGTCCACGTTTTTGTGTTATTATAATGTTTAGCTTTGTATCTGTTAATCAGTTAATTTTGCTTAGGCTTTTACTCATCACATCTGGCTTGCACAGGGTGTACTGGTACGAAGAGTTGAACCCACTTCTGATGCACATAATGTATTAAAGGAGGTATGCTGGCTGTTTGAATCTTGAGTGATTGATGTATATATACTTGTTAAACAGTCATCAAGGGAAACCTTTAAGTCAAATTTTTGGTGCTTCTCAAGCTATCAGCTTATGAGATGATCAGATGTTAGCAGTATTACATGTTTAAATATCTTCAAGATATGATGAAAGAATAGTGAAAATGTGAAGTGGCAAACTTTTAGAATTGGAAATAAAGTAATTGTATGGAAAAGGTTGCTAAGTTAGTTTTGGAGAGTGAAAAGGTAATCATGAATGGGGCATTTAGAGTCAACTTAGAATATATTATGGTCCATAATCAATTTTGTAGAATCTGTCCTCATGTTTCCCTTTATCTTGGGATTTAAAGCgtattgaaattttgatttttttaattgttaataACTTTGATAGTACTTGTGCTTTTCCAGGGGGACGTGATTGTAAGCTTTGATGATGTTCATGTAGGGTGTGAAGGAACAGTACCTTTCCGATCAAATGAGCGCATTGCATTCCGCTACCTCATTAGCCAAAAGTAAATCCCTGGTTCTaagacaaagaaattaagtTAAAAgctgcattttctttttaagtacTTCTTATTTGTTCCGGTAAGAATACTTGATCCATTGGCTAGCCCCTGCAATTATTCTTTGGCATTGCAATGCCTTCAGTGGGGCCTGGCTGAACTTGCTTTTGtggaaaaatgaaagattAGACTAAAAAAGCCTTAAGGCGCACCCAAGTGTGCAAGTTTTAAGGAGTCACTACTCTGACCACTAATGCTGATTTTTAGGAGTCACTAGCTTCTATTTCTTAATTTACATtcctttttctattaaaatttTGCCTTTTCTTGTCTCTTCATTCATAGTCATGGTAGTCATATGAATTCCTTCCTGTAGAATTTTCATCCATGTTCTAATTTGTTCATTTATAGGTGCAATTTATAGGCTAACAATGCTCCTATACAGATTTGCAGGTGATGTTTCTGATCTTGGTATTATTAGGGCTGGAGAATTCAAAAAAGTTAAAGCAGTTTTGAACCCACGAGTGCATTTGGTAAGTTGTaaatttttggttctttttacAACGCCATAAAGCTTTTGTTGTCaatcttattattattgttttcttataAACATCCTGATGCTGATTGTTTTAAGTTCTTTATGGCCCAATAAGGTCCCCTTTCATATCGATGGAGGTCAGCCTTCCTACTTAATCATTGCTGGTTTGGTGTTTACCCCACTCTCAGAACCACTGATAGAGTATGTCACGCTCATTTCTGGCActgaataaattattttagtaATAAACTTCTTGTGATAACTGCACACTAACCATTTCTTATGTTCTTTTGGCAGTGAGGAGTGTGAAGACTCTATAGGAGTAAGTAGTGACCATGGAGGAAACTCTTAAGCACAAAAGCCCTGTTtaactattttttctttttcgtttgCTGACCAGAATGCACACTTATGGTTTGGAAACtgattggtttttggtttctcTTCTGGTCAGTTGAAACTCTTGGCAAAGGCACGCTACTCTTTGGCTAGGTTCAAAGGGGAACAGATTGTGATCCTATCACAGGTTAGTTCCATAAATATTCCTTTAGCAATGTACATCAAATGTTGAGATTGTGTTGTGGTTATTAAAGCCAATATTTAACGTGTAGCTTCTTTCATATTTGTCCTCTCTTGCCCTCCCTGTAATATATTATGCATGTTAAGTTGTACAAAAGGAGAATCATCCTTTTCATCACtctttgtttctgaaaattttaaactgttgcccttttttcttatttttggattCATCTTCTATAGGTCTTAGCAAATGAAGTGAACATAGGGTATGAGGATATGAGCAATCAGCAGGCAAGTTATATGTTTCTGTTCACATTTTTGGCTTGTCTCTGCCAACCATATGGCTGCACtaacaaaaaattgatttCAGGTTTTGAAGTTAAATGGAACCCAAATAAGGAACATTCATCATTTGGCGTACCTTGTAGATTGTAAGTAGTAGCACCCCTTAAATATTTCCTGTTCAATTTGTGCCATTCTGATTCTCATGGTTGTGCTGTGCTCTTAATCAGCATGCAAGGACAAGTACTTAGTCTTTGAATTTGAAGACAATTACATAACAGTTTTGGAAAGGGAAGCAGCTACAGCTGCTTCTTCCTGCATTCTCAAAGATTATGGGATTCCGTCTGAAAGGTCTTCCGATCTGTTGGAACCCTATGTGGATTCACTTGGGGACAACCAAGCAGTCAATCAGGACATCGGCGACAGTCCGGtttcaaatttggaaattggCTTTGATGGAATTATTTGGgcataaattataatttgctTATATCCCGGAGGAATACGAAGTCATCAGTAGAAAGATGATGGTTATTGCAGGCCAACAATTATTTAAAGATTGGCTCCCGTCTCACGCCATGACAAAGTGTTcctcttttattatttactttactCTCAGTTTTATTAGTTAGTGTAACAATTTTCCTCATCTGTTAGAATCTAATAATTTGTATCCTAAGTTTGCTTCAGTCAGCTGGCAATCAAttcttgtaatttatttactgtaACAAAATAGTAAAAAGCCATTTGTTATTGATTATTTGTCTACATTGCAGCGAGCTTTTTCACTATCACAACCAAAAaacgataaataaataaataaaacataggGAGTTAAACTTGACTGTTGACCTTCTTCAGTTTGGTTACTATAGAAATGACTTGATATCATTTGCTATGTTTTGAGCATCCTCACTAGACCCATATATTCCTCTTCTTGATAATCCCACACAATATAAACCGTTCTTTCCCTTCCAATGGTTGGGGAAACTTTGTCTTGGAAGTCCATCATCTTTTAAAAGATAATCATCGCCctgtaacaaaaaaattaaaaatttcacATCAAAAacactgtttttcttttaattaatttgattaatttgttatttaatcATCACCTTGAGCCACAAGTTCGTTGATCTCTTGAACCCGGTGCAGAAAACAATTGCATCAAATTGGTACGACTTGCCGTTT
Proteins encoded:
- the LOC117636644 gene encoding protease Do-like 2, chloroplastic, which produces MAVAVGNCCFSALTSTVKFRSSVSIQPCFATSLWSSNGHALKPVSQSKRERASSSRKGSSSSSSAKSQPEKEAVPNKLSGNGNRWSVTGRGKKGQSQPTAYRSFGTQRKEKKEFAVDQKEQQVEPRSLQDADFLNAVVKVYCTHTAPDYSLPWQKQRQYTSTGSAFMIGDGKLLTNAHCVEHYTQVKVKRRGDDTKYVAKVLARGVDCDIALLSVESEEFWKGAEPLQLGSLPHLQEAVTVVGYPLGGDTISVTKGVVSRIEVTSYAHGSSDLLGIQIDAAINPGNSGGPAFNDQGECIGVAFQVYRSEEAENIGYVIPTTVVSHFLDDYERNGRYTGFPCLGVLLQKLENPALRACLKVESIEGVLVRRVEPTSDAHNVLKEGDVIVSFDDVHVGCEGTVPFRSNERIAFRYLISQKFAGDVSDLGIIRAGEFKKVKAVLNPRVHLVPFHIDGGQPSYLIIAGLVFTPLSEPLIDEECEDSIGLKLLAKARYSLARFKGEQIVILSQVLANEVNIGYEDMSNQQVLKLNGTQIRNIHHLAYLVDSCKDKYLVFEFEDNYITVLEREAATAASSCILKDYGIPSERSSDLLEPYVDSLGDNQAVNQDIGDSPVSNLEIGFDGIIWA